The following are from one region of the Aquirufa lenticrescens genome:
- the rplI gene encoding 50S ribosomal protein L9, producing the protein MEIILKTDIAGLGYKNDIVAVKAGYGRNYLIPQGFAIMATPSNRKVVAENIKQAAHKVEKVRQDAFDLATAIGEMTLTIPAKTGDSGKIFGRVTSLQISEMLKEKGFDIDRKKISFDTEVKTIGDYAATLDLHKEVKHKITFSVVSE; encoded by the coding sequence ATGGAAATTATATTAAAAACAGATATTGCTGGATTAGGTTACAAAAACGATATCGTTGCAGTGAAAGCTGGTTACGGTCGTAATTACTTAATTCCACAAGGTTTCGCTATCATGGCGACTCCGTCTAACCGCAAGGTTGTAGCGGAAAACATCAAGCAAGCTGCTCACAAAGTGGAGAAAGTTCGTCAAGATGCATTCGATTTAGCTACAGCTATCGGTGAAATGACATTAACTATTCCTGCGAAGACAGGTGATAGCGGAAAAATCTTTGGTCGCGTGACTAGCCTTCAAATTTCAGAAATGTTGAAAGAAAAAGGTTTCGATATCGATCGTAAGAAGATTTCATTCGATACAGAAGTGAAGACTATTGGCGATTACGCTGCTACGCTTGACTTACACAAAGAAGTAAAACACAAGATTACTTTCTCTGTGGTTTCAGAATAG
- the ffh gene encoding signal recognition particle protein — MFENLSSKLTTAMRTLKGNGRITDINVAATVKEIRRALMDADVNYKVAKEITDRIKDQAMGQKILIAVEPGQLLIKIVHEELTQLMGGQKQDINLKGDPSVVLIAGLQGSGKTTFSGKLAQYIKKGGRNVLLVACDIYRPAAIDQLKVLGEQVGVEVYAEPENKNAVSIAENALSYARKMGKKVVIVDTAGRLAVDEAMMNEIAAVKEAIKPTEILFVVDSMTGQDAVNTAKTFNDRLNFDGVVLTKLDGDSRGGAALSIRQIVDKPIKFISTGEKMEALDQFYPDRMANRILGMGDVLSLVERAQQAFDEDEAARLNKKIRQNNFTFEDFYAQLQQIKKMGNIKDLMGMVPGMSQAVKDVDISNDSFKPIEAIISSMTPKERQNPDILNPSRKNRIVAGSGTSIQEVNNLLKQFEDMRKMMKMMNKVQDGKMKMPNLGGMFKR, encoded by the coding sequence ATGTTTGAGAATTTAAGTTCGAAGTTGACCACTGCTATGCGTACCCTGAAAGGGAACGGTAGAATTACGGATATTAACGTTGCTGCAACGGTGAAGGAAATTCGCCGCGCCTTAATGGATGCGGACGTTAACTATAAGGTAGCGAAAGAAATCACGGATCGAATTAAGGATCAGGCGATGGGCCAAAAAATCCTCATTGCCGTAGAGCCTGGTCAATTATTGATTAAAATTGTTCACGAAGAATTAACCCAGTTAATGGGTGGCCAAAAGCAGGACATTAACCTAAAAGGTGATCCGTCAGTCGTTTTGATTGCTGGTTTACAAGGTTCTGGTAAGACGACTTTCTCAGGTAAATTAGCTCAATACATAAAAAAAGGGGGACGCAATGTACTATTAGTAGCCTGCGATATTTACCGTCCAGCGGCGATTGACCAATTGAAAGTATTGGGAGAGCAGGTAGGGGTGGAAGTTTACGCTGAGCCTGAAAATAAGAATGCAGTAAGCATCGCGGAGAACGCTTTGTCTTATGCCCGTAAGATGGGTAAAAAAGTAGTCATCGTCGATACGGCGGGTCGTTTAGCGGTGGATGAGGCGATGATGAACGAGATCGCAGCTGTCAAGGAGGCGATTAAACCGACGGAGATTTTATTCGTTGTGGATTCGATGACGGGTCAAGATGCGGTGAATACGGCGAAGACCTTTAATGATCGATTAAATTTTGATGGCGTTGTCTTAACGAAATTAGATGGGGATTCTCGCGGTGGTGCGGCCCTCTCTATCCGTCAAATTGTTGATAAACCGATTAAATTCATTTCTACAGGGGAGAAAATGGAGGCCTTGGATCAGTTCTATCCTGATCGTATGGCGAACCGTATCCTAGGAATGGGTGACGTGTTGTCTTTAGTGGAGCGTGCGCAGCAGGCTTTTGACGAAGATGAAGCAGCTCGATTAAATAAGAAGATACGCCAAAACAACTTTACGTTTGAGGATTTCTACGCACAACTACAACAAATCAAGAAGATGGGTAACATCAAGGATTTGATGGGTATGGTGCCGGGAATGAGTCAGGCAGTGAAAGATGTGGATATTTCCAATGATTCCTTCAAGCCGATTGAAGCGATTATCAGTTCGATGACTCCGAAGGAGCGTCAGAATCCAGATATTTTGAACCCATCCCGCAAGAATCGTATTGTAGCAGGTTCAGGAACATCGATTCAAGAGGTGAATAACCTGTTGAAACAGTTCGAAGACATGCGCAAAATGATGAAGATGATGAACAAGGTTCAAGATGGAAAGATGAAGATGCCTAATTTAGGAGGCATGTTCAAGCGCTAA
- a CDS encoding isocitrate dehydrogenase (NADP(+)), translating into MEKIKVANPVVELDGDEMTRIIWKFIKDKLILPYLDLDIKYYDLGVEYRDETNDQVTIEAAEAIKKYGVGIKCATITPDEARVAEFDLKQMWKSPNGTIRNILDGTVFREPIVCANVPRLVPNWTAPIMIGRHAFGDQYRATDFVTKGKGKLTVTFQPEDGGAAQTFEVYNFKGDGVAMTMYNTDESIKGFAHSCFNMALSKGWPLYLSTKNTILKKYDGRFKDIFEEIYQADYKAKFDAAGIVYEHRLIDDMVASALKWNGNFVWACKNYDGDVQSDTVAQGFGSLGLMTSVLITPDGKVMEAEAAHGTVTRHYRDHQAGKPTSTNPIASIFAWTRGLEFRGKLDNNAALINFCQTLEKVCVATVESGKMTKDLAVCIHGNKVTHGEHYLYTEEFLEALDTNLKAALA; encoded by the coding sequence ATGGAAAAAATTAAAGTTGCCAACCCAGTCGTTGAATTAGACGGCGATGAGATGACTCGAATTATCTGGAAATTCATCAAGGATAAATTAATCTTGCCTTATTTAGATCTAGACATTAAATACTATGATTTAGGCGTAGAATACCGCGATGAGACGAATGACCAAGTAACCATCGAAGCAGCTGAGGCAATCAAAAAATACGGTGTAGGTATCAAATGTGCTACCATCACTCCAGATGAGGCTCGTGTAGCTGAATTTGATTTGAAGCAAATGTGGAAATCACCTAACGGAACGATTCGTAACATCCTAGATGGTACTGTTTTCCGTGAGCCAATCGTTTGTGCTAACGTTCCTCGTTTAGTTCCTAACTGGACTGCTCCTATTATGATCGGTCGTCACGCGTTCGGTGATCAATACCGTGCAACTGACTTCGTAACCAAAGGAAAAGGTAAATTAACGGTTACATTCCAACCAGAAGATGGTGGTGCAGCTCAAACGTTCGAAGTATACAACTTCAAAGGAGATGGCGTTGCAATGACCATGTACAATACGGATGAATCGATCAAAGGTTTTGCACACTCTTGCTTTAACATGGCATTGAGCAAAGGCTGGCCTTTGTATTTATCGACTAAGAATACAATCTTGAAGAAATACGATGGTCGTTTCAAAGATATCTTCGAAGAAATCTACCAAGCAGATTACAAAGCAAAATTCGATGCTGCAGGTATCGTTTATGAGCACCGTTTGATTGATGACATGGTTGCATCTGCGTTAAAGTGGAATGGTAACTTTGTTTGGGCTTGTAAAAACTATGATGGAGACGTTCAGTCTGATACCGTTGCGCAAGGTTTCGGTTCATTAGGTTTAATGACGTCTGTATTAATTACGCCAGACGGAAAAGTAATGGAAGCGGAAGCGGCTCACGGAACGGTGACTCGTCACTACCGCGATCACCAAGCTGGAAAGCCTACTTCTACGAATCCAATCGCATCTATCTTCGCTTGGACACGTGGTTTAGAGTTCCGTGGTAAATTAGATAACAATGCGGCTTTGATTAATTTCTGCCAAACATTGGAAAAAGTATGTGTTGCGACAGTGGAGTCAGGTAAAATGACTAAAGACTTAGCGGTTTGTATTCACGGTAACAAAGTCACTCACGGAGAGCACTACTTATACACAGAAGAGTTCTTAGAGGCTTTAGATACGAATTTGAAGGCTGCGTTAGCGTAG